The Tamandua tetradactyla isolate mTamTet1 chromosome 8, mTamTet1.pri, whole genome shotgun sequence genome includes a window with the following:
- the LOC143643612 gene encoding olfactory receptor 56A1 has product MVLLSNSSAVPVSEFLLICFPNYQTWQHWLSLPLSLLFLLAMGANATLLVIIRMEASLHEPMYYLLCLLSLLDIVLCLTVIPKVLAILWFDFRAISFSACFLQMFIMNSFLSMESCTFMVMAYDRYVAICHPLRYPSIITDQFVAKAGVFIVARNALLAVPIPILASRLRYCGKNVIENCICANLSVSRLSCDSFTLNRIYQFVVGWTSLGSDFILIFLSYIFILRAVLRFKAEGAAIKALSTCGSHFILILFFSTILLVVVLTNVARKRVPMDILILLNVLHHLIPPALNPIVYGVRTKEIKQGIQKLLQQGI; this is encoded by the coding sequence ATGGTATTGCTCAGCAACAGTTCTGCTGTTCCAGTCTCTGAATTCCTCCTCATCTGCTTCCCTAACTACCAGACTTGGCAGCACTGGCTCTCCCTGCCCCtcagcctcctcttcctcctggcCATGGGGGCCAACGCCACTCTCCTGGTCATCATCCGGATGGAGGCCTCTCTGCACGAGCCCATGTACTACCTGCTCTGCCTCCTCTCCCTGCTGGACATCGTGCTCTGCCTCACCGTGATCCCCAAGGTCTTGGCCATCTTGTGGTTTGACTTCAGGGCCATCAGCTTCTCTGCCTGCTTCCTCCAGATGTTCATCATGAACAGTTTCCTCTCCATGGAGTCCTGCACTTTCATggtcatggcctatgaccgctatgtggccatctgccacCCTCTGCGGTACCCATCCATTATCACTGACCAGTTTGTGGCCAAGGCTGGTGTCTTCATTGTGGCCCGAAATGCCCTTCTCGCTGTACCCATTCCTATTCTCGCTTCCCGGCTCCGTTACTGTGGGAAAAATGTCATTGAGAATTGTATCTGTGCCAACCTATCTGTGTCCAGGCTCTCCTGTGACAGTTTCACCCTTAACAGAATCTACCAATTTGTGGTTGGTTGGACTTCGTTGGGCTCGGATTTCATCCTCATCTTCCTCTCCTACATCTTCATTCTAAGAGCTGTGCTTAGATTTAAGGCTGAAGGAGCTGCCATCAAGGCCTTAAGCACGTGTGGCTCCCACTTCATCCTCATCCTCTTCTTTAGTACTATCCTGCTTGTTGTGGTGCTGACGAATGTGGCCAGAAAGAGGGTTCCCATGGACATCCTCATCCTGCTCAACGTCCTTCACCACCTCATCCCCCCTGCCTTGAACCCTATTGTATATGGGGTTCGGACCAAAGAGATAAAGCAAGGAATTCAAAAGTTGCTACAACAAGGAATATGA